TCTATCCAACAAATAAGCTCTTAGAGGTTTTAGATAAATACAATGTGAAAGCCTCGTTTTTTGTAGATAGTGGCTATCTATTAAAATCTGGAGACAAAGAAGTTATTTCTCAAATAGAAAAGCTTTCAAAAGAGGGGCATGATATTCAACTTCATATTCATCCTCATTGGGAAGATAGCTACTTTCAAGATAGTTGGAAAATGGATACAACACGATATAGACTTCACCAATTTGAAAATATAGATGAAATTGTAGGTAAGTATAAAAAAGCTCTTACTGATATAGTTGAGAATCAAGTTTTTGTGTTTCGTGCTGGAGGCTGGTGTATTCAACCATTTGATAAAATTAAAGATGCTCTAAAAAAAGAGAATATATGGCTAGACTCAACACTATTTTATGGTGGAAGAAACAAGAGTGAAACCCATTTTTTTGACTTTAGAAACTCTCCAAAAATGGATTTTTGGCAATTTGAAGAAGACCCTCTAATAGAAAAAGATGGTTTTTTTACGGAAATTCCAATTTCAAGTTATAAACTTTCACCTCTCTTTTTCTGGAAACTAGCATTTTTTAAAAAGTTTGGTGGGCAAAAGTATAAATCTTTTGGAGACGGAAGTGCTATCGGTGGTTCAAAATGGGACAAGATAAGAATGCTAACCTCTTTTTCTTGGAGTCCTGTCTCAATTGATGGTTATAAATCCTCATTTCTCCAAAAAGCATTTGAAGAGTTTTCAGAGAAAAATTTTGTAATAATAGGACATCCAAAGGCATTGAGTAAGTACTCTTTAAAAAAGCTTGAAGAATTTATAAAGAAAAATATTTCTGAAAACTTTACGACCTATTCAAAAGAGTTTTTAAAATGAGAATAAATATATTTAATTGTCCAATTGACACTTTTACAATGGCAGAGACAATCGAGAAGATAGATAAGTCTATACAAAATAGAAACCATCTCCATCATGTAGTTGTAAATGCTGCAAAACTTATAAATATGCAAAAAGATATAGAGCTTTACAATTCAGTTGTAAATGCAGATATTATAAATCCTGATGGTCAGGCTGTTGTTTGGGCAAGTAGGATTTTAAAACAACCTTTACCTGAAAGAGTAGCTGGAATAGATATTATGCAAAATATTGTAAAACTTGCATTTGAAAAAGGGTATAGGATTTTCTTTCTTGGTGCAAAAGAGGAAATTGTAAAGGGTGTTGTAGAAAGATACAGTAAAGAGTTTTCATCAGAAATAGTTGCTGGATATAGAAATGGTTACTTTGGAAAAGAAGAAGAGAGTGTTGCAAGAGAGATAGCTGAAAGCAGAGCAGATATTCTTTTTGTTGCTATCTCTTCACCAACTAAAGAGATTTTTTTAGAGAAGTATAAAGAGATTATAGATGCTCCATTTATAATGGGAGTTGGTGGTAGCTTTGACGTTGTTTCTGGAAAAGTAAAAAGAGCTCCACTCTGGATGCAAAAGTCTGGATTGGAGTGGTTCTTTAGGTTTTTACAAGAACCTCGAAGAATGTGGAGACGAGCTTTTATTACAAATGGAAAATTTATTTTATTAGTATTAAAAGAGTATTTAAAAAACAAAAAGTAAATTATGAATATTTTAAATATTGCAAAAGAAGTTTTTGAAATTGAATCTCAGGAAATCAGAAATATTTCAAATGCACTAACTGAAGATTTTGAAAAATCTGTAAATGAAATTTTAGCTTCAAGTGGAAAAGTTGTTGTTTCTGGAATGGGAAAATCTGGGATCATTGGAAAAAAGATTTCTGCAACTCTCTCCAGCACTGGAACGGCTAGTTTTTTTCTCCATCCAGCAGAAGCATATCATGGAGATTTAGGAGTTGTTGAAAAAGATGATGTGATTCTTTTAATTTCAAACTCTGGTGAAACTGATGAAATTTTAAAAATAGTTCCTTTTTTTAAGAAATATGGAAATAAAATAATTTCTATGAGTGGAAATCCAAATTCTACTCTTGCAAAAAACACAGATTTCCATTTAAATATTGGTGTGGAAAAAGAGGCTTGTCCGCTACAACTTGCACCAACAAGTTCTACAACGGCAACTCTTGTAATGGGTGATGCACTTGCAGTTGCACTTATGAAAATGAGAGATTTTAAAGATGTTGATTTTGCAAAATTTCACCCTGGTGGAAGTCTTGGAAAACGACTACTTTCAAAAATTAGTGATGTGATGAAGAAAGAGAATTTACCAATTTGTGAAAAGTCGACCTCATCGAAAGAGATAATTCATCAAATTAGTTTTGGAAAAGTTGGTTCTGTTGTTGTTTTGGAAAATGAGCAAATTATTGGTGTTATCACCGATGGAGATATTCGTCGAGCGATGGAGACAAAAGAGGAGACTTTTTTTTCTTTAAAAGCTGAAGACTTGATGTCGAAAAATCCAAAAACAATCTACGAAAATCAAAACCTAGAAGAAGCAAGTGAAGTTATGAACAAATACAAAATAAATTCTCTTCTTGTTTTAGATGAGAAAGAGAATTTTGTCGGAATTGTTAAAATGTATGATTTGAAATCTTAAAATTTGAAATCTTCTCCTAAATAGTGAGTTCTCACAAGTTCATTTTCTGCAATCTCATCACTGCTACCACTTGCAAGAAGAGAACCAGATTTAATAACAAAAGCGGTATCACAAGTTTGTAGAGTTTCTCGAACATTGTGATCTGTAATCAAAATTCCAATATTCATCTCTTTCAACTGTTTAATCACTTGACGAATATCAAAAACAGCAATTGGATCGACTCCTGCAAAAGGTTCATCAAGAAGTAAGAATTGCGGTGAATTTACCAAAGCACGAGCAATTTCAACTCTTCGTCGCTCTCCACCAGATAGAGAACCGCCCAAATTATGTCGAATAGGTTCTATATTAAAAAGTTGCAAAAGCTCTTCTAGTTTTCTTCGCCGTTTCGTTTTGCTACTAATTGTAACTTCACTCGCTAGAAGAATATTCTCTTCAACGGTCAAATCTTTAAAAATCGATGATTCTTGAGGTAAATATCCAATTCCATACTTTGCTCTTTTGTGAATAGGTGCTTTTGATATGTCAGTCCCGTTTAATAAAACTTTTCCTGAATCTTGTGGCAAAAGTCCTGAAATCATATAGAAAGTTGTCGTTTTTCCAGCTCCATTTGGACCAAGAAGCCCAACAACTTCTCCAGAATTTACCTCAAGAGAAATATCCCGAACAATAATTTTATTTTTGATTATTTTTTGTAATTTTGATGCAACTAATTTTGCCATTTATCACTCACTGCATAAATTCTGTATTCGCTATTTTCATTGGAAATCTTCAAGTGCCAAAATTTAAAACCATACATTTTTAAAAGTTTTGCTAATTCTTCATTTCCCCACTCGATGAGGTGATAACCACTTTCACCAAGCATATCTAAAAGTCCCAATTTTAAAAACTCATTTACATTTTTTTGATAAATGTCGTAGTGATAAATCTTTGCACCGTAAATATTTTGAATTGTATAAGTTGGTGAAGAAACATCTTCGTCGATTCCGCAATATTTCACAAACTCTTTTACAAAAGTTGTTTTTCCTGAAGCAAGATTTCCCTCTAGCAAAACAATCGCATTTGTGCTGTTTATCATCGCTAAAATTTCTGCAACTGCTTTTGGAACAACTGCCTCTTTTACTTTAAATCTTTTTATCATTTTTTATAACCAATATAACTATCTCATTTTTGATACAATAGTATCAACTAAACCGAATTATAAGAAAAAATCTATTGAAAGCTACAATTAGAAAAGAGATCGCTGTATTTTATCCCAACAAAACCTTTGTTGATTCTGGCAATGTGAATGATGTTTTGTCAAGTGATGATCTAAAAAGTACAGTTTTTAACAAAAGGGTTTCAACTGTTCTTGTCTCCCTAAAATTTGTTCATTATTTTAATGCAATTGGAATTTCTATTATTGTTGAAAGATTGAATTGGATTCAGGAAGAATGGAAGCAGAAAATGGAAGCCAAAAAACCTTTACGAGTAGGTTTTTGTGATTTGAATGAAGAGAAACACAATTTATTAAATCATATATTTGGAAAAGAACCAAATTTTGATATTTACAAAACATTTGAAATTGCAATGCTATTTTCAACAAAAGCATTTGGAAGAAACGATGAAAAAATCCTACTTTGGAATAGCGATTATGAGCAGAGAACTTACCAAGGATTTGAACTTCTTGAAAATAATCATAATCTTTTAATTGCTCACTCTGAAAAAGATTTCACAAACTATTTTACAAGTCCAAAAATGCATTTTTCAATGGTTGTTCGAGATTCTTACATTAACATTGCAAAAAAAGTGAAATTTGCGACTGTTCATGAAAACTCTATTATTTACAATTTTGAGGGTTATATTGACTCAAGAATCGATTTTAAATTCAATATGATTTATCATGACGAAGCAATTGCAAGTGGTTTTAAGCTTTTTATTTTTGATTTAAATAGTGTTGTCGGAATGAATGCAAAAGGAAAGCTGTTTTTTGAGAAGATTAAAGAAAGTAGTAAATCCGTAAATATTGTTGTTACTGAAACAGGAAAAAACTCGTTAAATACAAAAAAAGAGTTTGAAAAATTAGATATTCCTATTTTTAAAGATTTAAAAACAATTCTAGAAAATAAACCACTTTTTAAAAGTCTTGGTGGAGAAATAGTTGATACAAAAAAGAGGAAACATGGAATTTCAAAGGACCTCATCGAGCAAATTCCAATTTTTCTTAATGCCACAATTTCAACTTTTGAAGTTATGCTTCAATTTATGGCAAAAAAGAGAAATCCTCCTAAAGTTCAAAAATTAGATGTAAGTGAAATTCACGGAAAGATTATGATTGCATCGATTGCATTTCACGGAGATTTAGAAGGCTTTATTATTCTTGTTTTTCCTTATAGACTCGCAAAACATAGTTCTCAAATAATTATTGATGGGGAAATAGAAACAGTTGCTGAAGTCCTTGACACAATTGGTGAATTTACAAATATTATTGCAGGAAGAACAAAAGCTGATTTTTCTGAAGAGGGAATTGGAATTTCAATAACTCTGCCAAAAACATACACATCAATTGAAAGTCTTGGCAAAGTTATAAACCTAACAAGAGTTGGTGTTCAAATGGATTTATCTTTTGATGATGAAAATTTTATATTTTTTCTCACTCGATGAGGTTTGCATTCTCTCTGCTTGAAGTTATTATAGTTATCTCAATTTCATCAATTCTTTTAATTGGAATTTCAAAAGTCTTCTCGAATTTATATAAAACATATTTTCGGAATGTAGAATTGCATAAAAAAGATGCGACCCTTTCAAATGCAAATTTACAACTCTCTAAATTTTTGCAAAATTCAATTTCTCATACAATTCAATTTGATGGGAAAAAGCTTCAGTGGTTTGGAAATTCTTCAGATTTAAATAATAAAACTGTTTTGAGAATTGCAAATCTAAATAGTAGCAATTCCACTCATTTGCACATTTCAGAAATAAATATATCTCTTTTTAATGAAATCATTTCTAGTTTTGATAGCGATGAGGTCAGGCTATTTTTTCAGGGTGAAAATTTTTCTGGTAATTTTTCAAAAGTTGCTGAAAAGTATTTTTTTGTTTCAAAAGATTTCTCTACAATTTGGGAAAATTTTGAAATCTCGTTTATAAAATATGTTCTGGAAATTGAAAATGGAAATCTATATTTAAGTTTAAATGGAAATAGGTCTATTTTCTTGGAAAATGTATCTTTCTTTGATTTTAATTCCACAAATCAGAAATTCAAAATTTGTATATCTGATTTGTGTCAAAAGCAAATTTTTTAAGCTCTGTTTGTTGCTAGTTTTTCGATTGCATCTCTGTTGAGTTGGTTCATCTGTGTGTCCATAACTTTTTGATACATTCCAACCATTCGGTTTGCTTCAATAAGCGAACTCATTTCAAGAACAGCATTCACATTACTCCCTTCAAGATAACCTTGTCGCACAACATTTAAATCCTCTGCTGAAACAAGTTCATTTTGATCAGTAATTTTGTATAAGCCATTTCCCATTTTTTGTAATGTTCGCAAATTTTCAGGTTGAACAACAAGAAGTTCTCCATCATTGTTCCCATTCATAAAAGCACCAGCTTTATCAAAAGCAATATTCTCATTCATATCAATTTCGATTGGTCTCAAATCTGTATCGAGAACAGCAAATCCCTGTCTTGTTACAAGTTGTCCGTTCTCGTTTGTCGTGAAAGAACCGTCTCGAGTCAAATGAAAACCATCTGGAGCTTCCACAACAAAAAACACATCATCTTTTGCAAGAGCTAAATCAAGTGGATTATGAGTCTGTTTCATCGAACCCATTGAAAAATCAGAATATTCATCAACAACTTGTGGAACTCTTGTCATTGTTCGGTTGTAAAATTTAGAACTTTCTCGGGTGTGATTTTGAAGAGGCAATTCATCGTGAGAATCTTTTGCCATTCTCATATAATCGCCAAAAATCTTCTCGTCTCTTTTAAAACCAGTTGTGTTTAAGTTTGCTAAATTGTTTGTAATTGTTTCAAGTTTATGAAATTGGGAGACCATTCCTCCCGTTCCAGCATAAAAACCGCTTTGCATTTTTCTCTCCTAAAACTCGAGTTTTGTTCTAGCTTTTTTAATATCTGCTAGAAAAATCTCAACTTCACCAACACTTTTATCGTCTATCAAAATTCTTCTGTTTTCAAAATCTAAAAGTTTTCCAATATATTTCTCTCCAGAAAGAACAATAATCTCAAGATTTTCACCTTGCGAGAGTTCAAAATGCCTCTCACTCTCTAATTTTCGCTCAACTCCAGCAGAACTAACTTCAAGTGTGTATTTCTCTTTCATTGGTTCTTCAACATCAAGAAATGGCGAAATAATATTTGTAACTGTTACACAATCGTCAATAGAGACATATCCCTCTTTTCGCTTTATATAGACTCGGAAAATGTTTCTATCTCCCTCTTTTGTGCTTTCAGTCCCGTAAAGAAAAAAACCTTCACTCTCAATCATGCTGTTTAAAGTCTCTTCTAATTTATTCATGTAAATCCTAAATATCTGGTAAATCTGGTGTAATTATTCCGATTGATAAATCAGGTAATTTTGGAGGCAAAAGCTCTTTTGGCAAAGGAGTCCTTTTTTGCAACTCACCATCTTTGTTTGCCACCATTATAGGCTTTTGAACTTCAAAGTGCTTATATTGAGCTATCTGTTCTAATCTAGCATCTTCACTGTAATAATCAGCAACATATATTGCAAATGATGAATCGAGTTGAATAAAAAGAGAGGCTGTGTGGTCAAGACCACTGTTTGGAGAGTATTTAAAAAATCTTGTAACTTTATCAGTTGTTATATTTTTATCTCCGAAAATCTTTCCATTTGATAAGTTGGGAGTTAGTGGATCATCTGCATAAGATATTCCATTCTCTTTTACTTCTTTTAAAAAATCTTTGTAGTTTTTGCTCTGAATGTTTTTTTGAAAATCAATCTCTTTATAAATATCAAAGAGTGATGAGTTCTCTTCGCAACCAAAAACAAACAGAAGCAGAGGAAAAAATCTAAATATTTTCATCACTTATATAACCATAGACCCGCATTTTTTGGAACATAGTTGAAGACTTCAAAGTGTGAATTTCTAATTTTTCTACGAATATCAGGCAATGGACTGTATCCTTTAAATTCACCGTCTGCAAAAATCCACACAATCTGTATTCCATCAAATATTGTAACATCTTTTATTTCAGCAAGTGTTCCCAATAAAGACCAACCTTTTGGCAAGTTTTTAATCGTCTCTTCTGTAATTCTAATTCCAAATTTACTAGGATCAGCTTTAATTTTATCTGTTAGTCTCATCATCTCATTTTGGACTTGAGACATGGAAAGTAAATTGAATTTCTCAGGATTTTCTATAATTTCTTTTTTTGCTTTGCTTTCAGCAATTTTTACATTCTTTTTACTCGTAAAATTATATTCATCAAGATTTGAAATTATCTCTTGTTCAATTTCAGTAATAATCTCTTCATAATTTTTGAAACTTGCCAAATCAAACTCTTCAGGGTGTTCAAGAATGTAATTTTTTGCATTCTCAATAGCTTCATCAGATTCTGGACTTTGAGAAATAATATTTAACTCTTTTAAAGAGTTTAAAATATAACTTTCAACTTCTTGCACTCCATTGTTATACATAACCATTTTTGATATATTCTGATCACCCTCAAGCTCACCAACATACATTTGCAAAAATTCAGATTGTCGCTCTTCAGCTGTTTCAATTCCAATAGCTTTATAGTAACTTGTTGGATTTTCAAGAATTTTCATAATTCCTCGACTCATACTTTCAAGATAGACTCTTGAGTCTTCATCTTGAATTAGCTCTTTAAAATCATCTTTTGAGAGTTCATAAACGGCAACAGGAAATTTCTTTTCAACAACATTTCCTTCGCTATCAGCAATCTTAACTTTTACATCTTTAATTCCAGAAGTGTGAAAACGGTAGTTTATAGAATTTCCACGAATCTCTTCATAGCCTCGACCCTCGTCAAAATCAATCATCTGTTTTACAATTCTATTTCTTCCGTCCCGAATAACTGTAACGAACCTCATCTCTTTGAAAATCTTATGATCGCCCTCGATCATTAAATCGCTAATATCAGCAACAGTAGAAGTTCTTCTTTCACTTTTGTCTCTATCTCGAGAGAGGATCTCAATTTTTTCTGTTTTTGTTGAAATTAGCTCTTGTTCTGGAATATGAAACACTTTTGAATAAGCAGTTCTTGTATCAAATGTCTCTTTACACGAAGCCTGTTTGTCAAGAGAAATACCAACCTTTGCAATTTCTGTGTCTCCAAAAATTTCAATAAAATCTGTATCTTTTAGATTTTTAATTGGTTCATTCCCTTTTGTTTTTCTTTTGTAAAGTTCATCATTATAAATGTTGCTTAAAGTTAAATAATTGTTTTCAAGCTCAATATGTCCATTCAGGTAAATCTCCTGAGAAACAAGGTCGGGAGCAGTCGAATTTTTAATAATCGAATTTGCAATTAAACCTTTTCCATAGAGACTCATTCCCTTTCCATAATTTTTAACAAGAAGAGAGTTGAAAATTCTCACATTCCCAAAAATAGCACCACCATAAGTTGCACTGTTGTTAAAAAGTAGAGTGTTTGTAATATTCAATTTTGCTGTGTGTGGAGTGCAAATTGCACCACCTTTATAAGCTCTATTCTTTGTTAGATTTGATTGAGTAATTGTTATATCAACTGCATCAATAGCTCCACCATTTCGTCCAGCTGAATTGTCGCAAAGAGTTGAATATCTGATTTTTATATCAAACCCTTTTATTGCACCTCCGCGATTTGTAGCTCTGTTTTCAGAAAAAATAGTATCTGTAAAAGTCCCATTTTTTGTTAAGATAGCTCCACCCTTATAGCTACTATTCCTTTTGAAATCAGAACTTGTTGCGATTACAATATCAGATGAGATAGCCCCACCAACTCTATTTGTGCTGTTTAAAATAAATGTTGAGTTCTCAATTGAAACTCTTGTTGATTTTATAGCTCCACCGCCGTATTTTGAACTGTTCCCAAGAAAATATGCACTAGAAATTTTAGAATTTTTTGAAAAGATAGCTCCGCCATATTTTGCCTCATTTTTTCTAAGAATTGAGTTTTCTAAATCAAGTGTGTCTGCAAAAATAGCTCCGCCATAATTCTCAGAAATATTATTAGACATATTTACATCAAAGACTCTAGCTTTTATGCTTTTTATTGCACCGCCATCATATTTTGCACGATTATTTTTAAATATAACTTTTTCAACTTTTAAACCACTTTCACCATAAAATCCTCCACCATAACCACTTGAATTGTTAGCAAGAGTTGAGTTCTTTATAAGTGCTGTTTGTGTGCTAAAAATTCCGCCACCATGTTTTTTTGAGTAATTATATGAAATTGCAGAGCTGTTAATAACAAGATTTTTTCCTGAAAAAACACCTCCTCCAATTCCTCGTGATGATTCATTTTTTGCAATAATAGAATTATTTACAATAATAGTTCCACCAGCATGAACACCGCCACCATCATAATCAGAACGGTTATAAGCTATAACAACATTATCTAAATCAAGTTCTCCGCTATTTTCAACAAAAACACCTCCACCTTGATTTTCAGTGTAGCCGTTTTGAATTGTTATTCCAGAGATATTTACAATTATTTTATATTTTTTGTTCGAGACTTTTATTGTTGAACGAACACCATTCCCATTAACAATAATATTGCTTCTATCAACTCCGTCTGCTCCTTGGATTGTCAAATCAAAATCTTCTGTTGATTCGTAGTAGAAAGGGTATCTAAAAGTTGATAAATACCTTCCTCCTGCGAGGATAATCGAGTCATCTTCTTGATTATTTTCGGCACTCTTTAAGGCTAAATAGAACTCTTTTGCATTTGACACATGAAAATCTTTTCCATAAAGTTGTAGAAAAAGAGAGAAGAAAATAATGAGAAGTTTCAAGTTTGTCCTTTAAATTTTAAATTTTAACAACCTTCTGGTGTAAAACAGAAGTCAATAGAATCGGTTGTCTGCGAATAATTATTTATGTCGGTTGAATCATAAGTTTGCGGATCGAAACTTGGAAATGCACTCTCTCGACAAACAATATCTTTATCGCTTTCACTGTAATACTTGACAAAGAATTTTGTTCCTGCAAGTGTTGAGTCATAGTAAATATTTGCAATTTCTGCACCATTTTTCGGATCAAAAATATAGTGAATTCCATATTCAAAATCGCCAGATGATGTAGTAGTCATTGTTTGATGATAAACAAGAACTTTACTAAAATTGTTTCCAATATTAGTTTCATGTCTTGAAAGAAGATAAATTAAACCGTCTGGACTTTGAGTTGCATCTGGTGAAGCAGGTGAATTATCATCAACAGTCCTTTCATATCCAGTTGTTGAACTAACTCCACACTCAAAAAGATCGTATGTCATTTCCGTATTTCGTTTTGTTGATTCAATATTGAAAAAATAGTCTTCTGAAGCACCAGTTGGTTTTCCATTTTTTAACTCAGTCATCTCAATTTCA
The DNA window shown above is from Thiovulum sp. ES and carries:
- a CDS encoding putative xylanase/chitin deacetylase (PFAM: Polysaccharide deacetylase), which codes for MRNIFITLDYELFFGSNSGTVEKSILYPTNKLLEVLDKYNVKASFFVDSGYLLKSGDKEVISQIEKLSKEGHDIQLHIHPHWEDSYFQDSWKMDTTRYRLHQFENIDEIVGKYKKALTDIVENQVFVFRAGGWCIQPFDKIKDALKKENIWLDSTLFYGGRNKSETHFFDFRNSPKMDFWQFEEDPLIEKDGFFTEIPISSYKLSPLFFWKLAFFKKFGGQKYKSFGDGSAIGGSKWDKIRMLTSFSWSPVSIDGYKSSFLQKAFEEFSEKNFVIIGHPKALSKYSLKKLEEFIKKNISENFTTYSKEFLK
- a CDS encoding exopolysaccharide biosynthesis protein, WecB/TagA/CpsF family (PFAM: Glycosyl transferase WecB/TagA/CpsF family~TIGRFAM: bacterial polymer biosynthesis proteins, WecB/TagA/CpsF family), with amino-acid sequence MRINIFNCPIDTFTMAETIEKIDKSIQNRNHLHHVVVNAAKLINMQKDIELYNSVVNADIINPDGQAVVWASRILKQPLPERVAGIDIMQNIVKLAFEKGYRIFFLGAKEEIVKGVVERYSKEFSSEIVAGYRNGYFGKEEESVAREIAESRADILFVAISSPTKEIFLEKYKEIIDAPFIMGVGGSFDVVSGKVKRAPLWMQKSGLEWFFRFLQEPRRMWRRAFITNGKFILLVLKEYLKNKK
- a CDS encoding KpsF/GutQ family protein (PFAM: CBS domain; SIS domain~TIGRFAM: KpsF/GutQ family protein), yielding MNILNIAKEVFEIESQEIRNISNALTEDFEKSVNEILASSGKVVVSGMGKSGIIGKKISATLSSTGTASFFLHPAEAYHGDLGVVEKDDVILLISNSGETDEILKIVPFFKKYGNKIISMSGNPNSTLAKNTDFHLNIGVEKEACPLQLAPTSSTTATLVMGDALAVALMKMRDFKDVDFAKFHPGGSLGKRLLSKISDVMKKENLPICEKSTSSKEIIHQISFGKVGSVVVLENEQIIGVITDGDIRRAMETKEETFFSLKAEDLMSKNPKTIYENQNLEEASEVMNKYKINSLLVLDEKENFVGIVKMYDLKS
- a CDS encoding ABC-type (unclassified) transport system, ATPase component (PFAM: ABC transporter) — its product is MAKLVASKLQKIIKNKIIVRDISLEVNSGEVVGLLGPNGAGKTTTFYMISGLLPQDSGKVLLNGTDISKAPIHKRAKYGIGYLPQESSIFKDLTVEENILLASEVTISSKTKRRRKLEELLQLFNIEPIRHNLGGSLSGGERRRVEIARALVNSPQFLLLDEPFAGVDPIAVFDIRQVIKQLKEMNIGILITDHNVRETLQTCDTAFVIKSGSLLASGSSDEIAENELVRTHYLGEDFKF
- a CDS encoding ATPase, YjeE family (PFAM: Uncharacterised P-loop hydrolase UPF0079~TIGRFAM: ATPase, YjeE family); this encodes MIKRFKVKEAVVPKAVAEILAMINSTNAIVLLEGNLASGKTTFVKEFVKYCGIDEDVSSPTYTIQNIYGAKIYHYDIYQKNVNEFLKLGLLDMLGESGYHLIEWGNEELAKLLKMYGFKFWHLKISNENSEYRIYAVSDKWQN
- a CDS encoding Chemotaxis protein CheC, inhibitor of MCP methylation CheC translates to MKATIRKEIAVFYPNKTFVDSGNVNDVLSSDDLKSTVFNKRVSTVLVSLKFVHYFNAIGISIIVERLNWIQEEWKQKMEAKKPLRVGFCDLNEEKHNLLNHIFGKEPNFDIYKTFEIAMLFSTKAFGRNDEKILLWNSDYEQRTYQGFELLENNHNLLIAHSEKDFTNYFTSPKMHFSMVVRDSYINIAKKVKFATVHENSIIYNFEGYIDSRIDFKFNMIYHDEAIASGFKLFIFDLNSVVGMNAKGKLFFEKIKESSKSVNIVVTETGKNSLNTKKEFEKLDIPIFKDLKTILENKPLFKSLGGEIVDTKKRKHGISKDLIEQIPIFLNATISTFEVMLQFMAKKRNPPKVQKLDVSEIHGKIMIASIAFHGDLEGFIILVFPYRLAKHSSQIIIDGEIETVAEVLDTIGEFTNIIAGRTKADFSEEGIGISITLPKTYTSIESLGKVINLTRVGVQMDLSFDDENFIFFLTR
- a CDS encoding prepilin-type N-terminal cleavage/methylation domain-containing protein (TIGRFAM: prepilin-type N-terminal cleavage/methylation domain), producing the protein MRFAFSLLEVIIVISISSILLIGISKVFSNLYKTYFRNVELHKKDATLSNANLQLSKFLQNSISHTIQFDGKKLQWFGNSSDLNNKTVLRIANLNSSNSTHLHISEINISLFNEIISSFDSDEVRLFFQGENFSGNFSKVAEKYFFVSKDFSTIWENFEISFIKYVLEIENGNLYLSLNGNRSIFLENVSFFDFNSTNQKFKICISDLCQKQIF
- a CDS encoding Flagellar hook-basal body protein FlgG (PFAM: Domain of unknown function (DUF1078); Flagella basal body rod protein~TIGRFAM: fagellar hook-basal body proteins) encodes the protein MQSGFYAGTGGMVSQFHKLETITNNLANLNTTGFKRDEKIFGDYMRMAKDSHDELPLQNHTRESSKFYNRTMTRVPQVVDEYSDFSMGSMKQTHNPLDLALAKDDVFFVVEAPDGFHLTRDGSFTTNENGQLVTRQGFAVLDTDLRPIEIDMNENIAFDKAGAFMNGNNDGELLVVQPENLRTLQKMGNGLYKITDQNELVSAEDLNVVRQGYLEGSNVNAVLEMSSLIEANRMVGMYQKVMDTQMNQLNRDAIEKLATNRA
- a CDS encoding hypothetical protein (PFAM: Uncharacterised BCR, YhbC family COG0779), coding for MNKLEETLNSMIESEGFFLYGTESTKEGDRNIFRVYIKRKEGYVSIDDCVTVTNIISPFLDVEEPMKEKYTLEVSSAGVERKLESERHFELSQGENLEIIVLSGEKYIGKLLDFENRRILIDDKSVGEVEIFLADIKKARTKLEF
- a CDS encoding hypothetical protein (TIGRFAM: Chlamydial polymorphic outer membrane protein repeat): MKLLIIFFSLFLQLYGKDFHVSNAKEFYLALKSAENNQEDDSIILAGGRYLSTFRYPFYYESTEDFDLTIQGADGVDRSNIIVNGNGVRSTIKVSNKKYKIIVNISGITIQNGYTENQGGGVFVENSGELDLDNVVIAYNRSDYDGGGVHAGGTIIVNNSIIAKNESSRGIGGGVFSGKNLVINSSAISYNYSKKHGGGIFSTQTALIKNSTLANNSSGYGGGFYGESGLKVEKVIFKNNRAKYDGGAIKSIKARVFDVNMSNNISENYGGAIFADTLDLENSILRKNEAKYGGAIFSKNSKISSAYFLGNSSKYGGGAIKSTRVSIENSTFILNSTNRVGGAISSDIVIATSSDFKRNSSYKGGAILTKNGTFTDTIFSENRATNRGGAIKGFDIKIRYSTLCDNSAGRNGGAIDAVDITITQSNLTKNRAYKGGAICTPHTAKLNITNTLLFNNSATYGGAIFGNVRIFNSLLVKNYGKGMSLYGKGLIANSIIKNSTAPDLVSQEIYLNGHIELENNYLTLSNIYNDELYKRKTKGNEPIKNLKDTDFIEIFGDTEIAKVGISLDKQASCKETFDTRTAYSKVFHIPEQELISTKTEKIEILSRDRDKSERRTSTVADISDLMIEGDHKIFKEMRFVTVIRDGRNRIVKQMIDFDEGRGYEEIRGNSINYRFHTSGIKDVKVKIADSEGNVVEKKFPVAVYELSKDDFKELIQDEDSRVYLESMSRGIMKILENPTSYYKAIGIETAEERQSEFLQMYVGELEGDQNISKMVMYNNGVQEVESYILNSLKELNIISQSPESDEAIENAKNYILEHPEEFDLASFKNYEEIITEIEQEIISNLDEYNFTSKKNVKIAESKAKKEIIENPEKFNLLSMSQVQNEMMRLTDKIKADPSKFGIRITEETIKNLPKGWSLLGTLAEIKDVTIFDGIQIVWIFADGEFKGYSPLPDIRRKIRNSHFEVFNYVPKNAGLWLYK